The following are encoded together in the Desulfococcus multivorans genome:
- a CDS encoding electron transfer flavoprotein subunit alpha/FixB family protein, which produces MAKVLVVADIKEGVLKGSTVELLSKARAMGAEAAVVAIGSNIESLVPTLVEAGSDTQYIADDPGLALFSAGPFASCVVDAAKQSGADLVWFGFSEGGKAVAPRVAAQLDAACASEITDVTLEGGCIEIVRPAITNKVMQRVKVNTPRLAAVVRAGAFEATEGIGGTENVVKLTPPAPDLRAVIKELVSDASGDIDLTDADVVVSVGRGAKNQAGVDLVKELANDLNAGFGASRAMVDGGFLAHNKQVGQTGKIVAPSLYIAVGISGAIQHLAGMTGSKVILAVNKDPEAPIFNVADYGIVGDLFEVVPILREEIQKVRS; this is translated from the coding sequence ATGGCTAAAGTCCTCGTAGTTGCAGACATCAAAGAAGGCGTTCTCAAGGGCAGCACCGTCGAATTGTTATCCAAGGCCAGGGCTATGGGCGCCGAGGCTGCGGTGGTTGCCATCGGCAGCAATATCGAATCGTTGGTTCCCACTTTGGTCGAGGCGGGCTCCGATACACAGTATATCGCCGACGACCCGGGACTGGCGTTGTTTTCGGCCGGACCTTTTGCATCCTGTGTCGTCGATGCGGCGAAGCAATCGGGTGCGGACCTGGTATGGTTCGGATTTTCAGAAGGCGGCAAGGCCGTAGCGCCAAGGGTTGCCGCACAACTGGACGCGGCATGTGCCAGTGAAATCACCGACGTGACGCTCGAGGGGGGTTGCATCGAGATCGTCAGACCGGCCATTACCAATAAAGTGATGCAGCGCGTAAAGGTCAATACCCCCCGGCTGGCGGCCGTGGTCAGGGCCGGCGCTTTCGAAGCGACGGAAGGCATCGGCGGGACTGAAAACGTCGTCAAACTCACCCCGCCCGCCCCGGATTTAAGGGCCGTCATTAAAGAGCTGGTATCCGATGCCAGCGGCGATATCGATCTGACGGATGCCGACGTTGTCGTTTCGGTGGGCCGCGGTGCCAAAAACCAGGCCGGCGTCGATCTCGTGAAGGAGCTGGCCAACGATCTGAATGCCGGGTTCGGCGCTTCACGTGCGATGGTTGACGGCGGATTCCTGGCACACAACAAACAGGTCGGACAGACCGGCAAAATCGTCGCACCGTCGCTTTACATCGCCGTGGGTATTTCCGGCGCCATTCAGCATCTTGCCGGGATGACCGGTTCAAAGGTGATTCTGGCCGTCAATAAAGATCCGGAAGCCCCCATATTCAACGTAGCGGATTACGGCATCGTCGGCGACCTGTTCGAAGTGGTGCCGATTCTTCGTGAAGAAATTCAAAAGGTCAGAAGCTAG
- a CDS encoding 4Fe-4S ferredoxin, iron-sulfur-binding protein → MAKIKKKIKTIRIEADKCNGCRGCEIICSAYHAEPKYSSVNPAKSRIHITTHRLKNIWLPVFAGEYTPAECMGRDTYIIDGKEYDECSFCRAACPSRDLFKDPDSGLPLRCDMCEGEERPLCVDWCLNDVLIYEEREEEVEEQVEMADVQAGVESLIDKFGLEKIVNTVARLAQKD, encoded by the coding sequence ATGGCAAAGATCAAAAAGAAAATCAAGACAATCAGGATTGAGGCCGACAAGTGTAACGGCTGCCGCGGATGCGAGATCATCTGCTCCGCCTATCACGCCGAACCGAAATACAGCAGCGTCAATCCGGCGAAATCCCGCATTCATATAACGACTCACCGGTTGAAAAATATATGGCTTCCGGTGTTTGCAGGCGAGTATACGCCGGCCGAATGCATGGGCAGAGACACATATATCATTGACGGGAAAGAATACGACGAGTGCAGCTTCTGTAGAGCCGCCTGTCCGTCCAGGGACCTGTTCAAGGATCCCGATTCCGGTCTCCCACTCAGATGCGACATGTGCGAAGGGGAAGAGAGGCCCCTCTGTGTTGACTGGTGCCTTAATGACGTGCTCATTTATGAAGAACGGGAAGAGGAAGTGGAAGAACAGGTGGAGATGGCGGACGTACAGGCCGGCGTGGAATCCCTGATAGACAAGTTCGGATTGGAGAAGATCGTCAACACTGTGGCGCGGTTGGCGCAGAAGGACTGA
- a CDS encoding aldehyde ferredoxin oxidoreductase N-terminal domain-containing protein, producing the protein MRYAETGYNLEIDLATGNIERVETDPKMMELHLGGLGTAVKLHWDRVPPETKPFDPGNLLIFSTGLFNGTPAYSANRTIVSFISPQTGLLAYPMMGGFFSSELKYAGYDKIIFRNKSPEWVYIWIHNNKVEIRDATHLVGKGAVETQDLIREELKDPRAEVAAIGLAGENRVFVASIEQSRSSASRGGGGAIMGDKKIKAVAVRGTGGVNLARGPEFMAHLKEVEAYINYRNTNPLPGVMTILSGIGSPQEMKHYDEKWHTESFVWGNARRRRKDFWTKDIEESWKKTQKEAIKRYISCYNCPQQCGALIGHKDTPGYMMKCFSKLTYGMAAYVDDLEFGFEIAQRAFEYGVDSFSTPQILAFAVELYEAGILTDKDFEGCPSDNAGRFFWLLDRMVRREGIGDVLAEGTYWAARKIGKGAEKYDHNTIKKHEQMNIKLGMLDPLYFLMYSTNEKISITQIEGNWPQAAFPNREDREAFVEDWPQIPDEKFKQYFLDWEPRGEKSNPYYPTPQMCAEIVDWMEMLHNIDDALCICAGMASFCLKPPYHIHNYPKLISTATGMDVDEAGLKKIVNRSRNLHRAYNNRLGMSRADEKPPEDHWRRRYPELEEELLTTYYTYKGWNYNGIPTKERLHELDLDYVAQDLEKRGLYQDGKDQKENQDNQD; encoded by the coding sequence ATGAGGTATGCAGAGACAGGGTATAACCTGGAAATTGATTTAGCGACGGGCAACATTGAACGGGTGGAAACCGACCCGAAAATGATGGAGCTCCATTTGGGCGGTCTCGGCACTGCCGTCAAACTTCACTGGGATAGGGTTCCACCTGAAACGAAACCTTTTGATCCCGGCAACTTACTGATATTCAGCACCGGTCTTTTCAACGGGACCCCCGCCTACAGCGCCAACCGGACTATCGTTTCCTTTATTTCCCCCCAGACGGGGTTGTTGGCGTACCCGATGATGGGCGGTTTTTTTTCCTCTGAATTGAAGTATGCCGGTTATGATAAAATCATTTTCCGCAACAAATCTCCCGAATGGGTTTATATCTGGATTCACAATAACAAAGTGGAAATTCGTGACGCCACTCACTTGGTGGGCAAAGGCGCAGTAGAGACACAGGATCTGATCCGGGAGGAGCTGAAGGATCCGAGAGCCGAGGTGGCCGCTATCGGCCTGGCGGGTGAAAATCGCGTTTTTGTGGCCTCCATCGAACAGTCCCGCTCGAGTGCCAGCAGAGGCGGCGGCGGCGCCATCATGGGCGACAAGAAGATCAAAGCGGTGGCGGTTCGCGGCACCGGCGGCGTCAACCTCGCTCGAGGGCCTGAATTCATGGCGCATTTGAAGGAGGTGGAGGCCTATATCAACTACCGTAACACTAACCCTCTTCCGGGTGTCATGACCATCCTGTCCGGGATCGGGTCTCCTCAGGAGATGAAGCATTATGATGAGAAGTGGCACACGGAAAGTTTCGTCTGGGGGAATGCCCGCCGCAGGCGAAAAGACTTCTGGACCAAGGATATCGAGGAAAGCTGGAAAAAGACCCAAAAGGAAGCGATAAAGCGGTATATCAGCTGCTATAACTGTCCGCAGCAATGCGGGGCTTTGATAGGCCATAAAGATACGCCGGGCTACATGATGAAATGTTTCTCGAAACTGACCTATGGCATGGCGGCGTATGTCGACGATCTGGAGTTTGGTTTTGAAATCGCACAGCGGGCTTTTGAATATGGTGTGGATTCTTTCTCCACCCCGCAGATTCTGGCTTTTGCGGTTGAACTCTATGAAGCCGGCATTCTGACGGATAAGGATTTTGAAGGATGCCCGTCCGATAATGCGGGGAGATTCTTCTGGCTGCTTGACAGGATGGTGCGACGGGAAGGCATAGGCGATGTGCTGGCCGAGGGAACTTATTGGGCCGCCCGAAAGATCGGCAAAGGTGCGGAAAAGTATGATCACAACACCATCAAAAAACATGAACAGATGAACATCAAGCTGGGCATGCTGGATCCGCTCTATTTCCTGATGTATTCCACAAACGAGAAAATCAGCATCACTCAGATTGAAGGAAACTGGCCCCAGGCGGCGTTTCCCAATAGGGAGGATCGGGAGGCCTTTGTCGAGGATTGGCCCCAGATTCCTGATGAAAAGTTCAAGCAATATTTTCTGGATTGGGAGCCACGGGGCGAAAAATCGAATCCCTATTACCCAACCCCTCAAATGTGCGCTGAGATTGTGGACTGGATGGAAATGCTGCACAATATCGACGACGCCCTTTGCATATGCGCCGGTATGGCGTCCTTCTGCCTGAAGCCCCCCTATCATATTCACAATTATCCGAAATTGATCTCGACGGCTACCGGTATGGATGTCGATGAAGCAGGGTTGAAGAAGATCGTCAACAGGAGCCGGAATCTGCACCGGGCGTACAACAACCGGCTGGGCATGTCAAGAGCTGATGAGAAGCCGCCTGAAGACCACTGGCGAAGACGATATCCCGAGTTGGAAGAAGAGCTTCTGACGACGTACTATACCTACAAGGGATGGAATTATAACGGCATTCCCACGAAGGAACGATTGCACGAGCTAGATCTCGATTATGTTGCCCAGGACCTTGAAAAGAGGGGATTATATCAAGATGGCAAAGATCAAAAAGAAAATCAAGACAATCAGGATTGA
- a CDS encoding electron transfer flavoprotein subunit beta/FixA family protein, whose protein sequence is MKILTTVKKVVDVELTIHVKDGAIVEDGLQYVINAWDENAVETAVRLKEKNGAETTLVSVGGGDNTDMIRKCYAMGIENGIHIDDPALEKADAAIYARVLQKVYEKGNYDLVITGKQAQDTDAGQTGIILAEYLGLPCVSNVIGVEVVDDQHLKVSRAGDAGTEIVELTLPAVITVDVSINEPRLPQMRGIMMAKKKPINKMDLAALGTSPDEIGAAAPKSEVIEFMASKTRKAGQKFEGDAAEITAKVVQLLADEAKVL, encoded by the coding sequence TTGAAAATTTTGACGACAGTGAAAAAGGTGGTGGACGTGGAATTGACCATCCACGTCAAGGACGGCGCCATTGTTGAGGACGGGCTGCAATATGTCATCAACGCCTGGGATGAAAATGCGGTGGAAACCGCCGTCCGGTTGAAGGAAAAAAACGGCGCGGAAACGACCCTGGTGAGCGTGGGCGGCGGAGACAATACCGATATGATCCGCAAATGCTATGCCATGGGCATTGAAAACGGCATCCATATCGATGATCCGGCATTGGAAAAGGCCGATGCCGCAATCTATGCCAGGGTGCTTCAGAAAGTTTATGAAAAAGGAAACTATGACCTGGTAATCACCGGAAAGCAGGCTCAGGATACCGACGCCGGTCAGACCGGTATCATTCTGGCGGAATATCTGGGGCTGCCGTGTGTCAGCAACGTGATCGGCGTCGAGGTCGTGGATGACCAGCATCTCAAGGTCTCCCGGGCCGGGGATGCCGGAACCGAAATCGTCGAACTGACGCTGCCCGCCGTGATCACCGTCGACGTCAGCATCAATGAACCCAGACTGCCGCAGATGCGGGGCATCATGATGGCCAAGAAGAAGCCCATCAACAAAATGGATCTGGCGGCGCTGGGGACTTCTCCGGATGAGATCGGCGCTGCTGCGCCAAAATCGGAGGTGATTGAATTCATGGCGTCCAAAACCCGCAAGGCCGGACAGAAATTTGAAGGGGACGCCGCCGAGATCACCGCAAAGGTTGTTCAGCTTCTGGCCGATGAAGCCAAGGTGCTCTGA
- a CDS encoding (Fe-S)-binding protein: protein MNPLLMSVLIIVALVVFGRTMIRKIQLLKALEPADRTNHLKERLKEMVMLAIGQKRLVGRSKERASGIMHALIFWGFCVLLIRSITLYGEGFQEGFQLPFLGEDYLLGYLYIGLKDIMEGIVLLMILYAVFRRAVLKPKRLHNTFEAYLVLGLIGILMVSDLLYDGARYNLVQLHGNPDALHYFNNPRYGVEFLWTPISVGAGSLVSGLSAEATGILLVAMFWLHICTQLTFLNILPIGKHFHVITALPNVFLKSLGYPHEKPKLLDLEDEAAWENESLGVNHIHQLNWKQGLDLYTCTECGRCREVCPTYTTDKPLNLHDFNDALKHELYENTDNIIKRAGLSDRIRQNEDVDQVEKIKEQIAALNSEKQLVGDVIAQDTLWACTTCRACEEVCPVAIEHVPRIIAMRQGQTLMSETYPPELNVSLKGLERNGNPWGIGYDKRADWAEGLGVKTMAEDADVDYLLWVGCAGSFDDRSRKVSKSLVKILQKAGVSFAILGTEEKCTGDFARRVGNEMLFQMMAQENIETLNRYNVKKIIAACPHCLNTLKHEYPQMGGNYEVIHHSQLIEQLVKDGRISLKKSWEGPLTYHDPCYLGRYNSVYDQPRSILRAVTNYGFSELERYGRESFCCGAGGGRMWMEETIGKRINVERSEEIVRQGVSTVAVACPFCLTMIEDGMKTLEKEEEIKTLDIAELVEKSMV from the coding sequence ATGAATCCCCTTTTGATGTCCGTTTTGATCATTGTTGCACTGGTTGTTTTCGGTCGTACGATGATTCGAAAAATTCAACTCTTGAAGGCTCTCGAACCCGCCGACAGAACCAACCATCTGAAGGAACGCCTGAAAGAAATGGTGATGCTGGCCATCGGTCAGAAGCGCCTGGTGGGAAGGTCTAAAGAAAGAGCGTCGGGTATCATGCACGCGCTGATCTTCTGGGGATTCTGCGTGTTGTTGATTCGCAGCATCACCTTGTATGGAGAGGGCTTTCAGGAAGGATTTCAACTGCCGTTTCTGGGTGAGGATTATCTGCTCGGATATCTGTACATCGGCTTGAAGGATATCATGGAGGGGATTGTTTTACTGATGATTCTCTATGCCGTGTTTCGCCGCGCCGTCCTCAAGCCAAAACGATTGCACAATACCTTTGAGGCCTATCTGGTGCTGGGCCTGATCGGCATCTTGATGGTTTCCGACCTGTTGTACGACGGTGCGCGTTACAATCTGGTACAGCTGCACGGCAACCCGGATGCGCTCCATTACTTCAACAACCCCCGATACGGCGTCGAATTTTTGTGGACGCCCATATCCGTGGGTGCGGGAAGCCTGGTATCCGGGTTGAGCGCTGAGGCCACCGGGATCCTCCTGGTGGCCATGTTCTGGCTTCACATCTGCACCCAGCTGACTTTTCTGAATATTCTTCCTATCGGCAAGCATTTCCATGTCATTACCGCCCTCCCCAACGTCTTTTTGAAAAGCCTGGGCTATCCCCATGAAAAGCCCAAATTGCTCGATCTGGAAGACGAAGCCGCCTGGGAGAACGAATCCCTGGGGGTTAACCACATTCATCAGCTCAACTGGAAACAGGGCCTGGATCTCTACACCTGTACCGAGTGCGGCCGCTGCAGGGAGGTTTGTCCTACCTATACCACCGACAAGCCGCTCAATTTGCACGATTTCAACGACGCCCTGAAGCATGAGCTCTATGAAAATACGGATAACATAATTAAAAGAGCCGGCTTGTCAGACAGAATCCGGCAGAACGAAGATGTCGATCAGGTTGAAAAAATCAAGGAGCAGATTGCCGCTCTCAACAGTGAAAAACAGCTTGTCGGCGATGTGATCGCCCAGGACACCCTCTGGGCCTGCACCACCTGCCGTGCCTGCGAGGAGGTGTGTCCGGTGGCCATCGAACATGTGCCGCGCATCATCGCCATGCGTCAGGGACAGACATTGATGTCGGAGACCTATCCTCCAGAGCTGAACGTGTCCCTGAAAGGGCTTGAGCGAAACGGCAACCCCTGGGGCATCGGATACGACAAGCGAGCCGACTGGGCGGAAGGCCTCGGCGTCAAAACCATGGCGGAGGATGCCGATGTCGATTACCTCCTTTGGGTTGGATGTGCCGGCTCCTTTGATGATCGGTCCAGAAAGGTGTCCAAAAGTCTTGTCAAAATTCTGCAGAAGGCAGGGGTTTCCTTTGCGATTCTGGGGACTGAGGAAAAATGCACCGGCGACTTTGCCAGGCGAGTCGGAAATGAGATGCTGTTTCAGATGATGGCCCAGGAGAATATCGAAACCCTGAACCGCTATAACGTCAAAAAAATCATCGCTGCCTGTCCCCATTGTCTCAATACCCTTAAACATGAGTACCCTCAAATGGGGGGAAATTACGAGGTGATCCATCATAGCCAGTTGATTGAACAGCTCGTGAAAGACGGCAGGATCTCCCTCAAAAAATCATGGGAAGGGCCTTTGACCTACCACGATCCCTGCTACCTCGGACGGTATAATTCGGTTTACGATCAACCCAGATCGATTCTGCGCGCCGTTACCAATTATGGGTTCAGTGAACTCGAACGGTATGGGCGGGAAAGTTTTTGCTGCGGCGCCGGCGGGGGCAGGATGTGGATGGAGGAAACCATCGGCAAAAGGATCAATGTCGAGCGCTCCGAAGAGATCGTCCGGCAGGGGGTGTCTACGGTGGCCGTGGCCTGCCCCTTCTGTTTGACGATGATCGAAGACGGCATGAAAACACTGGAAAAGGAAGAGGAGATCAAAACGCTCGATATTGCGGAGCTTGTGGAAAAAAGTATGGTTTGA